A single Paenibacillus kribbensis DNA region contains:
- a CDS encoding DUF86 domain-containing protein — translation MYYVNREQIELRLEAVPDIAAGLRHIAGTWNGDLLQGLVQERCLHLAIETVTDVGSYIIDGFIMRDASSYEDIIGIIHEEGVLDDTVFRSLLELVSLRKPLVQEYFHWDRTSLHPLTPKLPELLEHFVFSVHDYLNKELGPQPEGV, via the coding sequence TTGTATTATGTCAACCGGGAACAAATTGAGCTTCGCCTAGAAGCCGTTCCCGACATTGCCGCAGGGCTCCGCCATATAGCTGGCACCTGGAACGGGGATTTGTTGCAGGGGCTGGTGCAGGAGCGCTGCCTTCATCTGGCGATTGAGACGGTAACGGACGTAGGAAGCTATATCATTGACGGATTTATTATGCGCGACGCCAGTAGCTATGAAGATATTATCGGTATCATTCATGAGGAAGGCGTATTGGATGATACCGTATTTCGTTCGCTGTTAGAGTTGGTATCTTTGCGTAAACCTCTAGTACAGGAGTATTTTCATTGGGACCGGACAAGCCTTCACCCGCTCACACCTAAGCTGCCTGAGTTGCTGGAGCATTTTGTTTTCAGCGTGCATGATTATTTAAATAAGGAATTGGGTCCGCAGCCCGAGGGAGTGTAA
- a CDS encoding Dabb family protein, which produces MIKHIVLFKLKDRSPESIEHTASILRSMNGKIKELLSLEVGTDVIRSERSYDISLTAVVETLEDLQTYQVHPVHQEIIVHMNEAKDVSIAVDYEI; this is translated from the coding sequence TCAAGTTGAAAGACCGCTCCCCTGAAAGCATTGAGCATACGGCATCCATTTTGCGCAGTATGAATGGCAAGATCAAGGAATTGCTGTCGCTCGAAGTAGGTACGGATGTAATTCGTTCAGAACGATCTTACGATATTTCCCTTACAGCTGTTGTCGAAACACTGGAGGACCTGCAAACGTATCAGGTACACCCTGTGCATCAGGAAATCATTGTACACATGAATGAAGCGAAGGATGTATCTATCGCAGTTGACTATGAAATCTAA